CCTCCCCGCTGGAGGTCATGCACACGACGAGCTTGGACATCGTGTTCGCCCCCGTGCAGGCCATGGAGGGGCTGCTCGCGGGAGAAGCCCACATCGCCGGCGCGCTGCTGCTCTCGGGCACCTCGGATGACGAGGACCTCGAGCGCGCCCACCGGCTCGGCGCGAAGGGCTACGTCGCCAACCCGCTCGACGGCGAGCTGCTGCTGCGCGCCATCCGCCGGCTGCGCCCCGGGCCCGGTGACACGTCGCAGCCCCTGTCCGGTCCGAACGGCTGACGGCGGAGGGAAGCGACCACTGTCCTGGAGGTGACCCATGAGAGCGTCCACCCGATTCCACCAGAGGCACCCCGTCCTGACGGCCGTGCTCGGGGCAAGCGCGCTCACCTGGCTCTTCCAGCGGCTGCGCGCCCGGCTCTCCCCGGCCATCCTCCCGGAGCCGACCGGGCCCTATGACGTCGGCCGCGTCGCCTTCGACTGGGTGGACGCCCACCGCGACGAGCCCTATGCCCGTCACGGGCACCGCCGTCCACGAGAGCTGTCCGCGTGGCTCTGGTACCCCGCCGAGCCCGAAGCGGGAGCGAAGCCCGGTCCCTACCTGCCCGCGGGATGGCGCCTCACCAGCCTCTTCTGGCACTTCCAGGGCTCACGGGTGCGCGCCCACGCGGTGCCCGGGGCTCCCGTGGCACGCCCCCGGGCCCGCTACCCCGTGCTCGTCTTCTCCCCGGCCGGCTTCCCACCGCTCTATTACTCGTCCCTCTTCGAGGAGCTGGCGAGCCATGGCTACATCGTCGCCGCCGTGAGCCACACGTACGAGGCGCTCCCCGTCTCCGCCTTCGCGGATGGGCGCCTGCGGCTCTTCAGGCCAGCGAGCGTGGGCGGCGCATTGAAGGTCTCGCGCGCCTCGCATGAGGAGGACGTGCGCGCCCGGGCCTCGGTCGTCGACGTGAAGGCCGAGGATCTTCGCTCCCTGGTGGACGAGCTGGAGCGGCTGCAGGCCGGCTCCGGGCTGCTCGCCGGGCGGATGGACCTGGAACGGCTCGGTGCCTTCGGCCACTCGATGGGTGGCAACGCGGCGATGGAGCTCTGCGCGCGGGATGCGCGGTGCCGGGCCGTGGCCAACCTGGACGGAGGCGTGTGGAGCACGGTGGGCCAGGAGGGACTCCCCAAACCGCTGATGGAGCTGTTCGCCGAGCACCCCGAGTACGTGCGTCCGTGCGACGAGTCCGTGAGTCAGAAGGCCTTCGCGTCCGTCGAGTACTGCGAGGCGAACCGCGAGCTCGCGGTGGGCGGCTGGCAGCGCCTGTATGCCCGGGCCCGACCCGGCTACAGCATCCAGATTCGTGGGGCGGGTCACGCCAGCTTCACGGACTGTGGCCTGCTGCCCTTGAAGCGGCGC
This is a stretch of genomic DNA from Archangium violaceum. It encodes these proteins:
- a CDS encoding alpha/beta hydrolase family protein, producing the protein MRASTRFHQRHPVLTAVLGASALTWLFQRLRARLSPAILPEPTGPYDVGRVAFDWVDAHRDEPYARHGHRRPRELSAWLWYPAEPEAGAKPGPYLPAGWRLTSLFWHFQGSRVRAHAVPGAPVARPRARYPVLVFSPAGFPPLYYSSLFEELASHGYIVAAVSHTYEALPVSAFADGRLRLFRPASVGGALKVSRASHEEDVRARASVVDVKAEDLRSLVDELERLQAGSGLLAGRMDLERLGAFGHSMGGNAAMELCARDARCRAVANLDGGVWSTVGQEGLPKPLMELFAEHPEYVRPCDESVSQKAFASVEYCEANRELAVGGWQRLYARARPGYSIQIRGAGHASFTDCGLLPLKRRSLARRALGTIDGRRMWRVLSDYLRAFFDRHLQEAPAPLLDGASPFYPEGVLAPPEALFSPAPGS